The Podospora pseudopauciseta strain CBS 411.78 chromosome 2 map unlocalized CBS411.78m_2, whole genome shotgun sequence genome has a window encoding:
- a CDS encoding uncharacterized protein (COG:A; EggNog:ENOG503NWQP) produces MALQLAYRATRPSITTSSPSVISLITPSSRAFSVSTTLQSGKFKNDGHTYAERQKLRDELKAQRPDYKIRKGRKDITEYPDKARPKSKQARFFDPEDSHGKKSLVYKFKTGQLAEEVKQLKREMGMGSADGDAFTNSRGERGRDVRPSRRDRERSSASKPLDSRGFASMMRGEEGMNPWGQDKRSNKGRERPFGGYAKTAPSRDREERSFGSRDRKFDRGSRDGDRRGKSFGDRPPRNGNRPSRSFGDVPQRVFPPREFKERSSRAFGDRPPRTFGDRPPREFKERSSRDFGDRPPRDFGDRPPREFKDRAPRDFNDRPPRDYKDKPLNDSNAYERPEPIGITYTTAASQFLYGSSSVEAALRSGRRKLYKLYIQQGDDVRESQNSDDIKAEKVIRTLAKQKNVPVEVVSGKYGMRLMSKMSSSRPHNGFVLEASALPQPPIVALGAIPEDPAEYAAKPGFSVELGHQSAEDVAINGTNDFVYWRKSATHKPLVVVLDRILDPVNLGAILRSVGFFGAAAVAITNYGGTKITPVALKASAGAAEEVTIFGINSLPEFLNASRANGWEVYAAVAQEPGATRQRRQVDLFDIEETDPLKRTPCVLLLGSEGEGLDRLVVKKADYELNIPSMAGQSVVDSLNVNVAGALLCASFLKGMQKAVLKKEAAEEDGEEVTKETLFEI; encoded by the coding sequence ATGGCTCTCCAACTGGCCTACCGTGCCACCAGGCCGTCAATAACcacctcatctccctcggTCATCTCACTCATCACCCCTTCCTCAAGGGCCTTCTCCGTCTCAACCACCCTTCAATCCGGCAAGTTCAAAAATGACGGCCACACCTACGCCGAGCGTCAAAAGCTCCGGGATGAACTCAAAGCCCAACGCCCCGACTACAAGATCCGCAAGGGAAGAAAGGACATCACCGAGTACCCAGACAAGGCCAGACCCAAGTCCAAGCAAGCCCGCTTCTTTGACCCCGAGGACAGCCATGGCAAGAAAAGTTTGGTCTACAAGTTCAAGACTGGACAATTAGCCGAAGAGGTCAAACAGCTGAAACGGGAAATGGGGATGGGTTCTGCCGACGGTGATGCTTTTACCAATTCAAGAGgtgagagagggagggatgtCCGTCCTTCTCGCCGGGATAGGGAGAGGTCTTCGGCATCAAAGCCGTTGGATTCTAGGGGTTTTGCTTCTatgatgaggggggaggagggtatGAATCCTTGGGGGCAGGATAAGAGGTCGAACaaggggagagagaggccTTTTGGGGGTTATGCTAAGACTGCTCCTTCTCGTGACCGGGAAGAAAGGAGCTTCGGGTCGAGGGACAGAAAGTTTGATAGGGGGAGTCGTGACGGGGATAGACGGGGCAAGAGCTTTGGTGACAGGCCGCCTCGTAACGGTAACAGGCCATCGAGAAGCTTCGGCGATGTGCCTCAGAGGGTCTTTCCTCCAAGAGAGTTCAAAGAGCGCTCCTCCAGAGCTTTTGGGGACAGACCCCCCAGGACCTTTGGTGACAGGCCTCCAAGAGAGTTCAAAGAGCGCTCCTCCAGAGATTTTGGGGACAGACCCCCAAGAGACTTCGGCGATAGACCTCCAAGAGAGTTCAAGGACCGCGCCCCGAGAGACTTCAACGACCGCCCCCCAAGAGACTACAAGGACAAACCCCTCAACGACAGTAATGCCTACGAGCGCCCCGAGCCCATCGGCATCACctacaccaccgccgcctcccagtTCCTCTacggctcctcctccgtcgaAGCCGCCCTCCGCTCCGGCCGCCGCAAGCTCTACAAGCTCTACATCCAACAAGGCGACGACGTCCGCGAGTCCCAGAACTCAGATGACATCAAAGCCGAGAAAGTCATCCGCACCCTCGCCAAGCAAAAGAACGTCCCTGTCGAGGTCGTCTCCGGGAAGTATGGCATGCGTCTCATGAGCAAGATGTCTTCTTCCCGTCCCCACAACGGGTTTGTTCTTGAAGCGTCTGCTCTCCCTCAGCCACCGATCGTGGCCTTGGGCGCCATTCCTGAGGACCCGGCTGAGTACGCGGCTAAGCCTGGGTTTTCGGTCGAGTTGGGCCATCAGTCGGCTGAGGACGTTGCTATCAATGGCACGAATGACTTTGTCTACTGGCGCAAGAGCGCTACGCACAAACCTTTGGTTGTGGTGCTTGACAGAATTCTTGACCCTGTCAACCTAGGTGCTATTCTGCGCAGTGTCGGGTTCTTTGGCGCGGCTGCTGTGGCGATTACAAACTATGGTGGGACAAAAATCACGCCTGTCGCGTTGAAGGCATCGGCTGgtgcggcggaggaggtgaccATTTTTGGGATTAACTCTCTGCCCGAGTTCCTCAATGCTTCGAGGGCGAACGGCTGGGAGGTTTATGCTGCTGTTGCGCAGGAGCCGGGTGCTACAAGACAAAGAAGACAGGTTGATTTGTTTGATATTGAGGAGACGGACCCGTTGAAGAGAACGCCGTGTGTTTTGTTGCTGGGGAGTGAAGGTGAGGGGTTGGACAGGctggtggtcaagaaggcGGATTACGAGTTGAATATCCCTTCCATGGCGGGGCAGAGCGTGGTGGATAGTTTGAATGTCAATGTGGCGGGGGCGTTGCTGTGTGCCTCGTTTTTGAAGGGGATGCAGAAGGCtgtgttgaagaaggaggcagcggaggaggatggtgaggaggtcaCGAAGGAGACGCTGTTTGAGATTTAA
- a CDS encoding uncharacterized protein (EggNog:ENOG503NVPP; COG:K; COG:L): MGSSSRSNGEYTPPFDDENSGDDGALLSLTAEASNGRQLSPDDYYIDEVEYIDPEEADWNIQSGNNLPTSDFDRDYLNNFHPAYLDEHQPEHRNFVQSQQMIMDRVNQESDHAYEGDSDYASDHASEYKESDYNSDPMDIDQIDSDDGIDSDYYDDSRKRKRGSNDKYSGAVDDFDEASDDDIPRTRGAPTKLPPVNFGRSLRKRAEVTNYYGGLDELQEDDEDSFIVTSDIVRPGRKKLKRLSSRLSARSTQKTTSVSASAGDSDREFESSRRRSSRANKNTRKMVDKYAEDDDDEDDEAFYISDNKPAAAPKVASVKEIFQGNIPTDFKEAHRLTCDSCAYPDDRNKGTFVFCQGCSNVYHKVCLGNRSSREQRVTKVGPDSFVMQCRFCIDVYKKRDPRAPSHGTCQTCHVRGPSCIPFSEKKTPKQEEKLRIDNGGVDPITEVNPKLINNHNNVLFRCARCHRGWHYEHLPHPNPTRDPSWSEPLNLRKLRLEEYQIDWMCKDCRDTDGLKPDKIVAWRPADRKSYIEGQTIADFDEDQIEYLIKWERQSYNHCQWFPGAWVYGIVKHNMRVSFLKRTFGEGLEGGPDSEIKADSLLRWTEKEAIYNVWVTPDIILDVHVAPRTVEAEAKYKARSREDKFQEDLSRIFHVVKILVKFEGLGYEDVVWDTPPDSSDGALWEAYQEAYREYLNGKHFKPESNRVMRERLQEFRQLDFVKDIELKKQPEGLKRGQLMEYQINGVNWMLHNFRHDRSVILADEMGLGKTVQIVALLYTLIMTKPRIWPFLVVVPNATCANWRREIKKWAPDLRVVAYYGGRVSQQAAKEYELFPGNTRDMKAHVVIMSYDSVKDSETRSRFSSVKWAGLIVDEAQALKNDENSLYKALNMLNIPFKVLLTGTPLQNNKRELFNLLQFIDPSMKAEQLDQEYDQITSENLRHLHDLIRPYFLRRTKAEVLTFLPTMAQIIVPVSMSVLQERLCKSIMEKNPQLIRSIFAQGKLKANERGSLSNILMQLRKCLCHPFIYSQAIEDRNLSPELTRRNLIEASSKLMLLEIMLPKLKERGHRVLIFSQFLDQLTVLEDFLMSLNLRHERLDGSQSSLEKQKKIDAFNAPDSDIFCMLLSTRAGGVGINLATADTVIILDPDWNPHQDIQALSRAHRIGQRKKVLCFQLVTIDSAEEKILQIGRKKMALDHLLIETMDNQDDAPNDVESVLKHGAEALFGDKKKDAIKYDSAAVDKLLDRSMQEETKTDDKKSAESAFAHARVWANDGLADEIKETEQQEMSLSVWDQILKQREEEARREAEKARETLGRGGRRRGNANYAGPQFEFDEGEKPDSDQGEGDHDFIAKSDGGDTSDEEVGTPATGLSAHLRKSDNESGQAQTQSNAQAQGKAAAAGAAASLAPQNGHAKGAVNGDKVKRSQVEVAIFTAQGPGAQQQNGGGASNSRPVSTDVRFNVPDNAASQNQRRQQQQQQLGAVGGVGGAPVTHHQAGASMTASQRAGIDLLNSIAMRPAGQSGGGGGGGVMVNQIGVPTVPSSTSSSVAAAAVVLPKAEQCVVCKYSHPWGWECPEMRSMRNLRVALDELKRDGRLTEEERSGWRGFLVEKLRLLRG, translated from the exons ATGGGGTCTTCCAGTCGCTCCAACGGCGAGTATACTCCGCCTTTCGACGACGAGAATAGCGGGGATGACGGGGCTCTGCTCAGCCTGACTGCCGAGGCCAGCAACGGCAGGCAGTTGTCACCTGACGACTACTATATTGACGAGGTTGAGTATATTGACCCAGAGGAAGCCGACTGGAATATTCAATCAGGCAACAACCTGCCAACCAGCGACTTCGACCGCGACTATTTGAACAATTTTCACCCGGCCTACCTGGATGAGCACCAGCCAGAGCACAGGAATTTCGTTCAGTCACAGCAGATGATCATGGATCGCGTCAACCAGGAATCCGACCACGCCTACGAAGGCGATAGCGACTATGCCTCTGATCACGCCTCTGAGTACAAGGAAAGCGACTACAACTCTGACCCCATGGATATTGACCAGATTGACAGCGACGACGGCATTGACTCT GACTATTACGATGACTCCAGAAAGCGCAAGAGAGGTTCTAACGATAAATACTCTGGTGCCGTTGACGATTTCGACGAGGCCTCTGACGACGACATCCCCCGCACCCGAGGTGCCCCCACCAAGCTTCCGCCTGTTAACTTTGGCAGATCTCTGCGCAAGCGTGCTGAAGTCACCAATTACTATGGCGGTCTTGATGAGTTgcaggaggatgatgaggattcATTCATTGTCACCTCTGATATTGTGCGACCCGGTCGAAAGAAGTTGAAGCGCTTGTCTTCGAGGCTTTCTGCCAGGTCCACACAGAAGACCACGTCTGTCTCTGCCTCTGCGGGTGACTCTGACAGAGAATTTGAGagcagccgccgccgttcATCCCGTGCCAACAAGAACACCAGAAAGATGGTCGACAAGTacgccgaggacgacgatgacgaggatgatgaagctTTCTACATCTCGGACAACaaacctgctgctgcccccaAAGTCGCCAGCGTGAAGGAGATCTTCCAGGGCAACATTCCCACCGACTTCAAGGAAGCTCACAGGTTGACCTGCGACAGTTGTGCCTATCCTGATGACCGCAACAAGGGAACCTTTGTCTTTTGTCAAGGCTGCTCCAATGTCTATCACAAAGTCTGTCTGGGCAACCGCAGCAGCCGTGAGCAGCGTGTGACCAAGGTTGGGCCAGATTCCTTCGTCATGCAGTGCCGCTTTTGCATTGATGTTTACAAGAAGCGAGACCCGCGGGCACCCAGCCACGGCACATGCCAAACTTGCCATGTCAGAGGCCCATCATGCATCCCTTTCtccgaaaagaaaacacccAAGCAAGAGGAGAAGTTGCGCATCGATAATGGCGGTGTTGATCCCATCACGGAGGTCAATCCCAAGCttatcaacaaccacaacaacgtCCTCTTTCGCTGTGCCAGGTGCCATCGAGGTTGGCACTATGAacatctcccccatcccaatccGACTCGAGACCCGTCTTGGTCAGAGCCTCTCAATCTACGCAAGCTCAGGTTGGAAGAGTACCAGATCGATTGGATGTGCAAGGACTGTCGCGACACAGATGGGCTCAAGCCTGACAAGATTGTGGCCTGGCGCCCAGCTGATCGCAAGAGCTACATCGAAGGTCAGACTATCGCAGACTTCGACGAGGATCAAATCGAGTACCTGATCAAGTGGGAACGCCAGTCTTACAACCATTGCCAGTGGTTCCCTGGCGCCTGGGTCTATGGTATCGTCAAACACAACATGCGTGTCTCCTTCCTCAAGAGGACATTTGGAGAGGGGCTTGAGGGAGGTCCCGACAGCGAGATCAAGGCAGATTCTCTGCTCAGATGGACTGAAAAGGAGGCCATCTACAATGTCTGGGTCACACCTGATATCATTCTCGATGTCCACGTCGCTCCGCGAACCGTCGAGGCTGAAGCAAAGTACAAGGCTCGGTCTCGCGAGGACAAGTTCCAGGAGGACTTGAGCCGGATCTTCCACGTGGTCAAAATCCTTGTGAAGTTTGAGGGCCTTGGGTACGAGGATGTTGTTTGGGACACCCCTCCGGACTCGTCAGACGGTGCTCTCTGGGAGGCGTATCAAGAGGCGTACCGGGAGTACCTCAATGGCAAGCACTTCAAACCAGAGTCCAACCGTGTCATGCGAGAGCGCCTCCAAGAATTCCGCCAACTCGATTTCGTCAAAGATATCGAACTCAAGAAGCAGCCCGAGGGCCTCAAGCGCGGCCAGCTTATGGAATATCAGATCAATGGCGTCAACTGGATGCTTCACAACTTCCGTCATGACAGGAGTGTCATTCTTGCCGATGAGATGGGTCTGGGCAAAACAGTTCAAATCGTGGCACTGCTCTACACTCTCATCATGACCAAGCCTCGCATCTGGCCGTTTCTTGTTGTGGTGCCCAATGCGACCTGCGCCAACTGGCGCCGTGAGATCAAGAAATGGGCTCCTGACCTTCGAGTTGTTGCATACTATGGCGGACGAGTGTCTCAACAGGCCGCAAAGGAGTACGAGCTGTTTCCAGGCAATACTCGCGACATGAAGGCACACGTTGTCATCATGTCCTACGACTCGGTCAAGGACAGTGAAACGCGATCCCGGTTCAGCAGTGTGAAGTGGGCTGGTCTAATTGTCGACGAAGCTCAGGCCCTCAAGAATGACGAGAATTCGCTGTACAAGGCCTTGAACATGCTCAATATCCCGTTCAAGGTTCTTCTGACAGGAACGCCATTGCAAAACAACAAGAGGGAGTTATTCAACCTCCTTCAGTTCATCGACCCCAGTATGAAGGCCGAGCAGCTTGACCAAGAGTACGACCAGATCACCTCGGAAAACCTCAGGCATCTTCATGATCTGATCCGGCCGTATTTCTTGCGCCGCACAAAGGCCGAGGTGCTCACCTTCCTGCCGACGATGGCTCAGATCATTGTCCCTGTTTCGATGTCGGTCTTGCAAGAGAGGCTCTGCAAGTCGATCATGGAGAAGAACCCTCAGCTCATCCGATCCATCTTTGCTCAGGGCAAACTGAAGGCCAACGAGCGTGGGTCGCTGAGCAACATCCTCATGCAACTGCGCAAGTGTCTCTGCCATCCTTTCATCTACAGCCAGGCTATCGAAGATCGCAACCTGTCTCCCGAGCTCACTCGCCGGAACTTGATTGAGGCCTCTTCCAAGCTGATGCTCTTGGAGATTATGCTGCCCAAGTTGAAAGAGCGCGGCCACCGCGTCCTCATCTTCAGTCAGTTCCTTGACCAGCTGACGGTCCTCGAGGACTTTTTGATGAGTTTGAACCTCAGACACGAGCGTTTGGACGGCAGTCAGTCTAGTTtggagaagcagaagaagatcGACGCATTCAACGCTCCAGATTCAGACATCTTCTGCATGTTGTTGTCGACGcgcgctggtggtgttggtatCAACCTGGCGACGGCCGacaccgtcatcatcctcgaccCCGACTGGAACCCTCACCAAGATATCCAGGCTCTTTCACGCGCCCATCGTATCGGACAGCGCAAGAAGGTCTTGTGCTTCCAGCTCGTCACTATTGActcggccgaggagaagattCTTCAGATCGGTCGCAAGAAAATGGCGCTCGATCATCTGCTCATCGAGACCATGGACAATCAGGACGACGCCCCCAATGACGTCGAGTCGGTCTTGAAGCACGGCGCTGAAGCTCTCTTTggcgacaagaagaaggatgccaTCAAATACGATTCGGCTGCTGTTGACAAGCTTTTAGATCGATCCATGCAGGAGGAAACCAAGACCGACGATAAGAAATCGGCCGAGTCTGCTTTTGCCCACGCCCGAGTGTGGGCCAACGATGGTCTTGCTGACGAGATAAAGGAGACCGAACAGCAGGAGATGTCGCTCAGTGTCTGGGACCAAATTCTCAAGCAGCGTGAAGAGGAGGCTCGTCGTGAGGCCGAGAAAGCTAGGGAAACTCTCGGCCGCGGTGGACGCCGTCGTGGG AATGCCAATTACGCAGGTCCCCAGTTCGAGTTtgatgagggagagaagCCAGACAGTGATCAAGGCGAAGGTGATCATGACTTCATCGCTAAAagcgatggtggtgatacAAGCGACGAGGAAGTCGGCACTCCAGCCACTGGGCTATCAGCACACTTGCGCAAGTCAG ACAACGAAAGCGGCCAGGCCCAGACCCAAAGCAAcgcccaagcccaagggaaagcagcagcagcaggagcagcagcttccCTCGCCCCCCAAAACGGCCACGCCAAAGGCGCCGTCAATGGTGATAAAGTTAAACGTTCCCAAGTCGAAGTCGCCATCTTCACGGCCCAAGGCCCAGGcgcccaacaacaaaacgGCGGTGGCGCCAGCAACAGTCGCCCAGTTAGCACAGACGTCCGGTTTAATGTCCCGGACAATGCTGCGTCCCAAAACCAAAgacggcaacagcagcagcagcagctcggaGCTGTCGGAGGTGTCGGGGGAGCCCCAGTAACTCACCACCAGGCAGGTGCAAGCATGACAGCCTCTCAAAGGGCGGGGATTGACTTGTTGAACTCGATTGCGATGAGGCCTGCTGGGCAgtctggaggtggtgggggtgggggggtgatggttaACCAGATTGGTGTGCCGACGGTTCCGAGCTcgacgtcgtcgtcggtggcggcggcggcggtggtgctgccaAAGGCGGAGCAGTGCGTTGTTTGCAAGTATAGTCACCCGTGGGGCTGGGAGTGCCCTGAGATGAGGAGCATGAGGAATTTGAGGGTGGCGTTGGATGAGCTGAAGCGGGATGGGAGgttgacggaggaggagagaagtgggtggagggggtttttggtggagaagttgaggttgttgagggggtga
- a CDS encoding uncharacterized protein (EggNog:ENOG503P7R3; COG:S) has protein sequence MYTPLADAKAGFSVNAMSGGNLHQQQPDCKQPRPHWFAGEFSSPSVASSGRSPSLTSLESVSSLDSVSESALKTPTAPANWRADSNETKEAAGTTNQVVNKPGRRHNFHQGSPSSLFTSSGTATPISSHRIPSVVNPTSQNAGIHAPKPSVERGRHEEDPAGSCGARDPDCFDSVSGVGSRLDTDGEQGHRAHEFSFVDDNSLKASSGLVSRSFSPQAGYRRKYSHERDRKAHILQQFESIRGVWPSDSVTAPLHNTSGSSLLFKAPIAKNIAEIKSKLAFAGLLASTALSQPADRHNYTTPRPPSPSIGSDTTIRAAPHQLTTYSGQSIEVTSPAIQTTGSAPNTSEPLSSVPDPLSGGINISFGQLPNLNSDSSFSFDEQQQQQQQQKSSKHLEKEEMSGSVVGSVGAGERSPSGEQMRLSGGLSGRGQLAASTAGPFGGRARGIDNWRQRAQSPPQPRTGNGIYLFNLNHLSQADQYIDTTSSPCLGVVLSPANGNFAAGPSQGYNPGFSSPVAPRSPTLASFSSAPTRPAVLSPAARQQFTLFPGPSAATGIFLPGTPTVSAGFSFSDFAGGSGLSPVGFSGAPSFVDPSGFASLSLSDPAAARQGQLTHLRMMGDAGTGNLFSPPTSQPQGLYGVPSSSAGGGGSAATPTTTAPPAIPAPRPQNRDLAQYQSQYLVTIGPDTQGYCFVRPDGSRTRLVPVDMLPFSLVGLPPSENDNDKLIELVIPTGMDRLCKNSNIERAVVQSPPNRHQDPIQASSVAATTGSGPTSPSAAQPRKIKVYCDKWVHEGTCAFTQQGCKYKHEMPMDKATQHSLGLFHGLPTWWKKRQAELSRESERGPLERGGGVSVGGRFATGGSGGVTGTGAGAGAGAEGGHRRYGSSWSRWDSGSGGSGVGSASGMRRGSSSTGSESGFHSSNWRERHPAPG, from the exons ATGTACACGCCTTTGGCTGATGCGAAAGCAGGGTTCTCTGTCAACGCAATGTCTGGTGGTAACCTgcatcaacagcagcctGACTGCAAGCAGCCTAGGCCTCATTGGTTCGCTGGGGAGTTTTCATCGCCTTCCGTGGCATCTTCTGGCCGCTCTCCGTCATTGACCAGTCTTGAGTCCGTTTCTTCTCTTGATAGTGTGTCAGAGTCGGCCTTGAAGacaccaacagcaccggCAAACTGGCGTGCTGATTCCAACGAGACAAAAGAAGCTGCAGGCACGACCAACCAAGTAGTAAATAAGCCAGGCAGGCGTCACAACTTTCATCAGggctctccatcttctctgTTCACCAGTTCTGGTACTGCGACTCCGATATCGTCTCATCGCATTCCTTCGGTAGTGAACCCAACTTCTCAGAACGCGGGTATCCATGCGCCAAAACCCTCTGTTGAAAGGGGACGACACGAAGAAGATCCTGCTGGCAGTTGCGGAGCACGCGATCCTGACTGTTTTGATTCGGTTAGTGGTGTTGGGTCAAGGCTCGACACTGATGGTGAACAAGGCCACAGAG CTCACGAGTTCTCTTTTGTTGACGATAACAGCCTGAAGGCATCTTCAGGGCTTGTATCACGTAGCTTTTCCCCCCAAGCTGGATACAGGAGAAAGTATTCACATGAGCGTGACAGAAAAGCCCATATTTTGCAGCAGTTTGAGAGTATCAGAGGTGTTTGGCCGTCGGATTCTGTAACTG CTCCGTTGCACAATACAAGCGGGTCCAGCCTCCTTTTCAAAGCCCCCATCGCAAAGAACATCGCCGAGATCAAATCTAAGCTCGCATTCGCTGGGCTTCTTGCCTCAACGGCCCTTTCTCAGCCAGCAGACAGGCACAActacaccaccccccgtcCTCCTTCCCCGAGCATCGGCTCGGACACTACAATAAGGGCAGCCCCGCATCAGCTGACCACGTATTCCGGCCAATCAATAGAGGTCACATCACCAGCAATACAAACAACAGGCAGTGCCCCGAACACCTCCGAGCCATTGTCCTCCGTTCCGGACCCACTTTCCGGAGGCATAAATATCTCCTTCGGGCAGCTCCCAAACTTGAACTCAGattcctctttttcttttgatgagcaacagcaacagcaacagcaacaaaaatCGTCCAAGCATCttgaaaaagaagaaatgTCTGGCTCCGTCGTGGGTAGCGTTGGCGCTGGTGAGCGCTCGCCCTCAGGCGAGCAGATGCGTCTGTCTGGTGGTTTGAGTGGAAGAGGGCAGCTTGCTGCCAGCACTGCCGGCCCCTTTGGTGGTCGCGCGAGAG GCATTGACAACTGGCGCCAGCGAGCGCAGTCCCCGCCCCAGCCCAGGACCGGCAATGGTATATATCTATTCAATCTCAATCATCTGAGTCAAGCTGATCAGTATATAGAtacaacctcttctccttgtctgGGCGTGGTCCTTTCTCCCGCCAATGGCAACTTTGCTGCTGGCCCCTCCCAGGGGTACAACCCTGGCTTCTCTTCGCCTGTTGCGCCGCGCTCTCCCACCTTGgcgtctttttcttctgccCCGACCCGCCCCGCCGTCCTGTCCCCTGCTGCCCGGCAGCAGTTCACTCTTTTCCCCGGCCCATCCGCCGCCACCGGCATCTTTTTACCTGGCACTCCGACCGTCTCTGCCGGTTTCAGTTTTAGTGACTTTGCCGGTGGCTCCGGCTTGTCGCCCGTCGGCTTCTCTGGTGCTCCCAGCTTTGTCGACCCGTCTGGTTTCGCCTCTCTGTCGCTCTCTGACCCCGCGGCCGCCCGCCAAGGCCAGCTCACCCATCTGCGAATGATGGGTGATGCTGGGACTGGCAATCTTTTCTCGCCCCCGACATCCCAGCCCCAGGGGCTGTACGGAGTCCCTTCGTCTtctgccggtggtggtggctcgGCCGCGACCCCAACCACGACCGCTCCCCCGGCGATCCCGGCCCCGCGCCCCCAGAACAGGGATCTGGCTCAGTACCAGAGCCAGTATCTGGTCACCATCGGCCCTGATACCCAGGGATACTGTTTTGTCCGCCCTGACGGCAGCCGGACCCGACTGGTGCCCGTTGACATGCTCCCATTCTCGCTCGTTGGGCTTCCGCCTTCGGAGAACGACAATGACAAGCTGATTGAGTTGGTGATTCCCACCGGTATGGACCGACTCTGCAAGAATAGCAATATTGAGCGGGCGGTTGTTCAG TCCCCCCCTAATCGCCATCAAGACCCCATCCAG GCTTCTTCTGTTGCCGCCACTACCGGTTCCGGTCCGACTTCCCCTTCTGCCGCACAGCCTAGAAAGATCAAGGTATATTGCGACAAGTGGGTTCACGAGGGCACCTGCGCGTTCACCCAACAAGGATGCAAGTACAAGCACGAGATGCCTATGGACAAGGCCACACAGCACAGTTTGGGGCTGTTTCATGGTTTGCCTACctggtggaagaagaggcaggCAGAGCTGTCTCGCGAGAGCGAGCGGGGTCCTCTGGAGCGCGGTGGGGGTGTTTCCGTTGGTGGAAGGTTTGCTACGGGCGGTTCTGGTGGCGTCACCGGCACTGGCGCTGGcgccggtgctggtgctgaagGTGGTCACAGACGATATGGTTCGAGCTGGTCGCGCTGGGATagtgggagtggtggaagCGGTGTGGGGAGCGCATCTGGTATGCGCCGCGGTTCTTCTTCTACTGGTAGTGAGTCTGGTTTCCATTCTTCCAACTGGAGAGAGCGTCACCCGGCCCCGGGGTAA